One genomic window of Gracilinema caldarium DSM 7334 includes the following:
- a CDS encoding GntR family transcriptional regulator, whose protein sequence is MSKADEIYLWLKEQFARDAISIGDRLPSEPELARQFSTSRPLVRQALARLVHESLVETRQGKGSYRSARLSDHTEAVSSDIAVVLPNLSDYIYPELVEAAGTAIRKGGFQALFACSEGSAEVESEILTQFFTRNIGGLIISPICPGPNQILPNLALLHHIKTAGVPILLLDHEASGFSSLFLDDYEAGRQAARYLYERGHRHCTVCWREGHRPFYFRAQGYIDELKHLNNPRDPVYIDELLLPNGPEAGWYKLMREYVLQRQGSTYHAATRGQLNKSQSQLPLAVFCANDTMALALRRIALELGLQIPQDLSLIGFDDSPLVRLREIDLTSFRYPSRYLGERAVDLLFDQITNRTFGPCYTIKIMPPLIERSSVWSELMKEPL, encoded by the coding sequence GTGTCCAAGGCTGATGAGATTTATCTATGGCTTAAAGAACAATTTGCAAGGGATGCAATTTCGATTGGGGATCGTCTGCCCTCAGAACCGGAACTGGCCAGGCAATTTTCTACTTCCCGGCCACTGGTTCGACAGGCTTTGGCCCGGCTTGTACATGAAAGTCTGGTGGAAACCCGGCAGGGCAAAGGTTCATACCGCAGTGCCAGACTCAGCGACCATACTGAGGCTGTAAGTTCAGATATTGCAGTAGTTTTACCAAATCTATCCGATTATATATATCCTGAACTTGTTGAAGCCGCTGGAACCGCGATTCGAAAAGGGGGCTTTCAGGCCCTTTTTGCCTGTTCAGAAGGCTCAGCAGAAGTTGAATCAGAAATTCTTACTCAGTTTTTTACGCGAAACATAGGAGGACTCATCATTTCTCCTATCTGTCCTGGCCCCAACCAGATCCTTCCGAATCTGGCTTTGTTGCATCATATTAAAACCGCAGGTGTCCCGATCCTACTCTTAGATCATGAAGCTAGTGGGTTTTCGAGTCTTTTCCTAGATGATTACGAAGCGGGACGCCAGGCGGCCCGTTACCTCTATGAGCGGGGTCATCGACACTGTACCGTCTGTTGGAGGGAGGGGCACCGCCCCTTTTATTTTCGAGCTCAAGGCTATATTGATGAACTTAAGCATCTCAATAATCCTCGGGATCCAGTTTATATTGATGAACTCCTCCTCCCCAATGGACCTGAGGCTGGCTGGTACAAGCTCATGCGGGAATATGTACTGCAGAGACAGGGCAGTACATATCATGCTGCAACTAGGGGGCAGCTTAATAAATCCCAGAGTCAGCTACCACTCGCTGTCTTCTGTGCTAATGATACGATGGCCCTGGCGCTCCGACGTATCGCCCTGGAGCTTGGTTTGCAAATTCCTCAGGATCTTTCCCTTATCGGTTTTGATGATTCTCCCCTGGTTAGGCTCAGAGAAATAGATCTTACCAGTTTCCGCTACCCCTCCCGGTATCTGGGAGAACGGGCGGTTGACCTGCTTTTTGACCAGATTACAAACCGGACCTTTGGTCCCTGCTATACTATTAAAATTATGCCTCCCCTTATCGAACGTAGTTCAGTATGGAGTGAGCTAATGAAGGAGCCATTATGA
- a CDS encoding ERCC4 domain-containing protein — MLDKPYKNKYGSYEQIFFKTQTAQREHKSRSRLSLHPTKTPFSVVERKTFQNLLTDFSRIAMLHQVLRDLESLPHPALVIEADYGDFLNPEKLEHSYKSSYCYRLLAELQAMHPKLPIIFART, encoded by the coding sequence ATCCTGGATAAACCCTATAAAAATAAATACGGCAGTTACGAACAAATCTTTTTTAAAACCCAAACCGCCCAACGGGAACATAAGTCCCGTTCCCGGCTCTCCCTGCACCCGACCAAGACTCCCTTTTCGGTGGTGGAACGAAAGACCTTTCAGAACTTGCTTACTGATTTTTCCCGTATTGCTATGCTCCACCAGGTTCTGCGGGACCTGGAAAGTCTGCCCCATCCGGCCCTGGTAATCGAGGCTGATTATGGCGATTTTCTTAACCCGGAAAAGCTCGAACATTCCTATAAGTCCAGTTACTGTTACCGTCTTCTGGCGGAACTGCAGGCTATGCACCCAAAACTTCCCATCATCTTTGCCCGAACCTGA
- a CDS encoding SIR2 family NAD-dependent protein deacylase, whose translation MGFTRNMDTITKAAAFIQQVYTDGGNILVLTGAGISTESGIPDFRSPGTGLWERMNPMEVLSLPVLEAHPQQFYKTGFRLLMEMRSAEPNQAHLILAKMEEEGYIQGIITQNIDNLHHKAGSKQVWEVHGNTRDANCIRCGRVFPIEELESCLAEGTIPPRCKKCGGIIRPSVVLFGDPMPRVYQEAMTAVKKAELLIIVGSSLSVYPVAYLPELAKQCIIINLTPTEFDVRAKLVIHEKASTALLGIYEMIKNS comes from the coding sequence ATGGGGTTCACAAGAAATATGGATACCATTACTAAAGCGGCGGCTTTCATACAACAGGTCTATACTGATGGGGGGAATATCCTTGTGTTAACCGGGGCTGGTATATCCACTGAAAGTGGTATCCCTGATTTTCGAAGTCCGGGCACAGGATTATGGGAAAGGATGAACCCCATGGAGGTTTTATCTCTTCCGGTGCTGGAGGCGCATCCTCAGCAGTTTTATAAAACAGGCTTTCGTCTGCTCATGGAAATGCGCTCAGCAGAACCTAATCAGGCCCACCTCATATTAGCAAAAATGGAGGAGGAAGGGTACATTCAGGGAATCATTACCCAGAATATTGATAACCTGCACCATAAAGCTGGCTCCAAACAGGTTTGGGAAGTCCATGGTAACACTCGAGATGCCAACTGCATCCGCTGTGGTCGCGTTTTCCCTATAGAAGAGCTTGAATCTTGCCTTGCAGAAGGTACAATACCACCCCGCTGTAAAAAATGTGGAGGTATCATTCGGCCCTCAGTAGTGCTTTTTGGAGATCCCATGCCTAGGGTCTATCAGGAAGCCATGACAGCGGTAAAAAAGGCGGAGCTCCTCATTATAGTAGGGTCATCTCTCTCGGTATATCCTGTAGCCTATCTCCCAGAGTTGGCGAAACAATGTATCATCATCAATCTGACACCCACTGAATTTGATGTTCGGGCCAAACTCGTTATTCATGAAAAGGCTAGTACCGCCCTCTTGGGCATTTATGAGATGATTAAAAATAGTTAG
- a CDS encoding IS66 family transposase zinc-finger binding domain-containing protein: MCVDPLDQIKKSILLIEELHELPAADRTCPCCGSERPEIGEERSTEYDLIPAHVVKIVHVRKKYGPCRCEAFEASK; the protein is encoded by the coding sequence TTGTGCGTCGATCCTTTAGATCAAATAAAGAAAAGTATACTACTGATAGAAGAACTCCACGAACTTCCGGCAGCTGACCGGACCTGTCCCTGCTGTGGTAGTGAACGGCCAGAGATTGGTGAAGAGCGCAGCACTGAATACGACCTAATACCTGCCCATGTAGTGAAAATTGTCCATGTGAGAAAGAAATATGGCCCCTGTCGCTGTGAGGCCTTTGAAGCATCGAAATAA
- the tnpB gene encoding IS66 family insertion sequence element accessory protein TnpB (TnpB, as the term is used for proteins encoded by IS66 family insertion elements, is considered an accessory protein, since TnpC, encoded by a neighboring gene, is a DDE family transposase.) produces the protein MGLAALVQQLRPEGPFDGSYYVFCGKSRRVLKILYWDCTGFYLWQKRLENEQFPWPRSGEELDEITRQHIRLLLQGTDIWKVHKALPYRIAG, from the coding sequence ATTGGACTAGCGGCCCTGGTGCAACAACTGCGGCCGGAAGGCCCCTTCGACGGGAGCTACTATGTGTTCTGTGGGAAATCGAGGCGGGTACTGAAAATCCTTTATTGGGATTGTACGGGATTTTATCTATGGCAAAAACGACTTGAAAATGAACAGTTTCCCTGGCCTCGAAGTGGCGAAGAACTTGATGAAATCACTCGGCAGCATATCAGACTGTTACTCCAAGGAACTGATATCTGGAAAGTCCACAAAGCATTACCCTATCGTATTGCAGGATAA
- a CDS encoding IS5 family transposase, translating to MYKEKEQVPEFEDFYVPFGGHLREDNRWVRLAAIIPWEEIEAEYKKCFSKRIGRTAKTVRLALGSLLIKEKLQLTDEETVETIRENHYLQYFLGYESYKDEKPFDPSMMVHFRKRLGPDAIAKINELIAKRYQEQVEAESEKKQNKENQKDDHDHGNRGQLIIDATCVPQDIRHPHDVTLLDEARRKTEKIIDTLYEASELTIKPRTYRKQARIKYLNFIRGRRRTKKEIRRAIRTQLQYIRRNLRTINELQNKVPSTTLSAKQRRDLIVIHEVYRQQVQMYKGKTHSISGKIVSISQPHVRPIARGKAKAAFEFGAKLSASMTEHGMIFIDRLQWEPYNEQEDLPTQIEKYKRRCGRYPESVHADKIYRTRANRAYCEARGIRLSGPPLGRPIKETLENKKIVRQLRKIQRLDEAIRQAIEGGFGYMKRKFGLGTIYEKLRETSETAIMVCVLLTNCEKILRDLFMRFLFLLGFKPHKSYLKVLVY from the coding sequence ATGTATAAGGAAAAGGAACAGGTACCTGAGTTTGAAGACTTTTATGTACCCTTCGGAGGACATTTACGAGAAGATAATCGATGGGTACGATTAGCCGCAATTATTCCATGGGAAGAGATAGAAGCTGAATATAAAAAATGTTTTTCAAAACGAATTGGAAGAACAGCCAAGACCGTACGGCTCGCCTTGGGATCATTATTGATAAAAGAGAAATTACAATTAACAGATGAAGAAACGGTAGAAACAATACGAGAGAACCATTACCTGCAATATTTTTTAGGATATGAATCTTACAAAGATGAAAAACCCTTTGATCCAAGCATGATGGTTCATTTTCGAAAACGGCTTGGACCTGATGCAATAGCAAAGATAAATGAGTTGATAGCGAAACGGTATCAAGAACAGGTAGAAGCAGAATCTGAAAAAAAACAGAACAAAGAAAACCAAAAGGATGACCATGATCATGGAAATCGAGGGCAACTCATTATAGATGCCACGTGCGTCCCCCAGGATATCCGGCATCCCCATGATGTCACTTTATTGGATGAAGCGCGAAGGAAAACAGAAAAGATAATTGATACGTTATATGAAGCGAGTGAGCTCACCATAAAACCACGAACCTATAGAAAACAGGCCCGTATCAAATATCTCAATTTTATACGAGGGCGACGAAGAACAAAAAAAGAAATACGCAGAGCGATTCGGACCCAACTCCAATACATACGACGTAATTTACGGACTATCAATGAATTACAAAACAAGGTTCCCAGTACAACGTTGAGTGCAAAACAGCGACGTGATCTTATCGTGATACATGAGGTTTACCGGCAACAGGTACAGATGTATAAGGGAAAGACCCATTCGATATCGGGAAAAATCGTCAGTATCAGTCAACCCCATGTACGACCAATAGCCCGAGGTAAAGCAAAAGCGGCCTTTGAATTCGGAGCAAAACTATCAGCATCGATGACCGAACACGGGATGATTTTTATAGATCGATTACAATGGGAACCCTATAACGAACAAGAAGATTTGCCAACACAAATAGAAAAATATAAGAGGCGATGTGGTCGATATCCGGAATCGGTGCATGCCGATAAAATATATCGGACACGAGCAAACCGAGCCTATTGTGAAGCTCGAGGAATACGATTGTCTGGACCACCCTTAGGCAGACCGATTAAAGAAACATTAGAGAATAAAAAGATAGTACGACAGCTACGAAAGATTCAAAGACTTGACGAAGCCATTCGACAAGCGATTGAAGGTGGCTTTGGATATATGAAACGAAAGTTTGGTCTTGGTACAATCTATGAAAAATTACGCGAAACTAGTGAAACAGCAATTATGGTATGTGTATTGCTGACCAACTGTGAAAAAATCCTGAGGGATCTTTTTATGCGCTTTTTATTTTTACTTGGTTTTAAACCTCATAAATCATATTTGAAAGTTTTAGTATACTAA
- the cas1c gene encoding type I-C CRISPR-associated endonuclease Cas1c, with protein MKKLLNTIYITSPDVFVALDGETIVIKKEETVGTKIPLHNIENIVCFNYIGVSPALMKACVDKNIGLCFLTPYGKFQARIIGPVHGNVLLRKKQYAVSEAIKESLPYCKAFLLGKIGNCRKVLERALRDHEMVVNTKKIKEASDFLKEVLRMIPDCNNLSDLFAFEGSAARAYFGVFNELILQQKEDFLFTDRSRRPPMDNMNALLSFLYTLLAYEVASALETVGLDPYVGFLHQDRPGRISLALDIMEELRPVLADRLALSLVNRKQITGSGFIKKESGGVLMDEETRKTVLQSWQEKKQETLTHPYLKELIPYGLLPYVQSMLLAKSLRNDIDGYPPFFWN; from the coding sequence ATGAAAAAACTTCTTAACACCATTTACATTACAAGTCCTGATGTTTTTGTTGCTCTGGATGGCGAAACGATTGTAATTAAAAAGGAAGAAACTGTAGGAACCAAGATCCCCCTTCATAATATTGAAAACATAGTATGTTTTAATTATATAGGGGTAAGTCCAGCATTAATGAAAGCCTGTGTTGATAAAAATATTGGGCTTTGTTTTTTAACACCCTATGGCAAATTTCAGGCTCGTATTATTGGTCCTGTGCATGGAAATGTTCTATTGCGTAAAAAGCAATACGCAGTTTCAGAAGCTATAAAAGAAAGCCTGCCCTATTGTAAAGCCTTTCTTTTAGGGAAGATTGGAAACTGTAGAAAAGTTTTGGAGCGGGCTTTACGGGACCATGAAATGGTTGTAAATACTAAGAAAATTAAAGAAGCATCAGATTTTTTAAAAGAAGTGTTGCGAATGATTCCTGATTGTAACAATCTATCAGATTTATTTGCCTTTGAAGGCAGTGCCGCCAGAGCTTATTTTGGAGTATTTAATGAATTAATTCTACAACAAAAGGAAGATTTTTTGTTTACTGATCGATCACGAAGACCACCAATGGATAATATGAACGCGCTATTATCGTTTCTATATACACTGCTTGCTTATGAGGTTGCGTCAGCTTTAGAAACGGTGGGGCTCGATCCTTATGTAGGCTTTTTACATCAAGATAGACCAGGAAGAATTTCCCTTGCCTTGGATATTATGGAAGAACTTCGTCCTGTTTTAGCAGATAGACTGGCCCTGTCTTTAGTAAATAGAAAGCAAATAACAGGTTCTGGTTTTATTAAAAAAGAAAGCGGTGGAGTTCTTATGGATGAGGAAACACGGAAAACCGTGTTACAGAGCTGGCAGGAGAAAAAGCAGGAAACACTGACACATCCCTATTTAAAAGAGTTAATACCATATGGTTTACTACCTTACGTTCAGTCTATGCTTTTAGCAAAGAGTTTACGAAATGATATTGATGGATATCCGCCATTTTTCTGGAACTGA
- the cas4 gene encoding CRISPR-associated protein Cas4 produces MPTEYTAEDLLHISGIQHFLFCRRQWALIYIENQWQDNQFTFEGHLLHERVDDPYISESRKNVFISRSVPVASYTLGITGICDMVEFMQDKDGVYISDKGTTYRPYPIEYKRGKPKREPVDEVQLCAQAMCLEEMLSTSISEGSIYYGQTRHREPVVFSAELRSLVKDLAEEMHAYCKRKYTPKVKPTKACKSCSLQDICLPDILNKRESVSTYINNYIEDLKNEKTS; encoded by the coding sequence ATGCCCACTGAATATACTGCCGAAGATTTATTACATATTTCAGGGATCCAGCACTTTCTCTTCTGCAGACGTCAGTGGGCCCTTATTTATATTGAAAACCAGTGGCAAGACAACCAATTTACTTTTGAAGGACATTTATTACATGAACGGGTGGATGATCCTTATATTTCAGAAAGCCGAAAGAATGTTTTTATTAGTCGATCAGTGCCAGTGGCATCCTATACATTAGGTATAACTGGCATTTGTGATATGGTCGAGTTTATGCAAGATAAGGATGGTGTTTATATATCTGATAAGGGAACAACCTATAGACCATACCCTATAGAATATAAAAGAGGTAAGCCCAAGCGAGAACCGGTTGATGAAGTTCAACTCTGTGCACAGGCCATGTGTCTTGAAGAAATGCTTTCGACATCAATTTCTGAAGGGTCTATCTACTATGGACAAACCAGACATCGAGAGCCAGTAGTGTTTTCAGCAGAATTAAGATCTCTTGTTAAAGATCTTGCAGAAGAGATGCATGCTTATTGCAAACGAAAATATACACCTAAGGTAAAGCCAACAAAAGCCTGTAAGTCATGTTCTCTACAGGATATTTGTTTGCCCGATATTTTGAATAAGCGCGAGTCTGTAAGTACCTATATCAACAATTATATAGAGGACTTAAAAAATGAAAAAACTTCTTAA
- the cas8c gene encoding type I-C CRISPR-associated protein Cas8c/Csd1 — translation MILQALYNYYKILLDDPEVEIAAPGYSAANVSFALNLSSNGDLLDIIPLTTKSPDGKKERNFRRMIVPEQVKKSSGIVANFLCDTVPYVLGISEKEAKDPKYAEKRFEAFRDFNIEILSHANSDAARAVVAFLQKHNPQKAQQHPVIAQQLEGLLEGGSLIFQLQGKDVIQDPEVRRAWEDYKLGQEAVEMQCLVTGKIEPIARLHPSIKRVRGAQPTGASLVSFNERAYESYNRLKGQGLNSPVSQRVASGYGVALNYLLSEQNPNRPIFLGDTTVVYWADTADKRYSDAFYALLNPEYQQVEDVAAEETKEKRKRDKEGERTLGEVAESVQHGKAIDLAALSKELDKDTRFYVLGLASNVSRLAIRFFLTEPFGVFAERIMQHYEDLKIVKEYANQSDYISPYRILAECVSPKVTRRDDEVKQSWSLLGGAFMRAILTGAPYPEGLYAAFINRIRHDTDETNDEGRRRSVKINYIRAAYIKAHLIRKFRRQGDNNNYKEALQMSLNESYDHPAYVLGRLFAWLEKAQAEAIGQNINATIKDRYFTSACATPASVFPTLLRLSNHWTGKAEYGGTLDKNIQALLGKLEAQPFPQRFTLEEQGVFILGYYHQRSAFYPKKDSNGGE, via the coding sequence ATGATTTTGCAGGCACTTTATAATTACTATAAGATTTTGCTGGATGACCCTGAAGTCGAGATTGCGGCTCCTGGCTACAGTGCGGCAAACGTAAGTTTTGCGCTTAACCTTTCTTCAAACGGCGATTTGCTGGATATCATACCACTTACGACCAAGTCTCCCGATGGTAAAAAGGAACGTAACTTCCGCCGTATGATTGTGCCTGAACAAGTAAAGAAATCATCGGGGATTGTGGCTAATTTTCTTTGCGATACCGTTCCGTATGTGCTAGGAATTTCAGAGAAAGAAGCCAAAGACCCGAAATACGCAGAAAAGCGGTTTGAAGCTTTTCGTGATTTTAACATTGAAATTTTGTCCCATGCAAATAGTGATGCTGCTCGCGCCGTTGTCGCTTTCTTACAAAAACATAACCCCCAAAAAGCTCAACAACACCCTGTAATTGCTCAACAATTGGAAGGTTTGCTTGAAGGCGGTAGTTTAATATTTCAGCTGCAAGGTAAAGATGTGATTCAGGATCCAGAAGTCAGACGTGCATGGGAAGATTACAAACTTGGTCAGGAAGCCGTCGAAATGCAATGTTTAGTGACAGGCAAAATTGAACCAATTGCCAGACTGCATCCAAGTATCAAACGGGTGCGTGGAGCTCAACCGACAGGTGCGTCGTTGGTCAGTTTTAATGAACGGGCTTACGAGTCTTATAACCGTTTGAAGGGACAAGGGTTAAACTCACCCGTTAGTCAGCGTGTGGCTTCAGGCTACGGTGTAGCGCTTAACTATCTCCTATCAGAACAAAATCCCAATCGACCCATTTTTCTTGGCGACACCACCGTTGTTTACTGGGCAGACACAGCCGATAAACGCTACTCAGACGCCTTCTACGCCCTTCTGAATCCAGAGTACCAGCAGGTGGAAGACGTAGCCGCCGAAGAGACAAAAGAGAAGCGAAAACGCGACAAAGAAGGCGAAAGGACCCTGGGTGAGGTGGCTGAGTCGGTGCAACATGGAAAAGCGATAGACCTAGCCGCATTGAGCAAAGAGTTGGATAAGGACACACGTTTCTATGTGCTTGGATTGGCTTCCAATGTATCGCGACTGGCAATACGCTTTTTTCTCACCGAACCCTTTGGTGTGTTTGCCGAGCGCATCATGCAGCATTATGAAGATTTGAAAATCGTGAAGGAATATGCCAATCAGTCTGATTATATCTCCCCTTATCGTATCCTTGCAGAGTGTGTTTCACCCAAAGTGACACGGCGGGACGATGAAGTTAAACAGTCTTGGTCGCTGCTGGGCGGGGCGTTCATGCGGGCAATTCTCACGGGTGCGCCCTACCCCGAAGGTTTGTACGCCGCCTTCATCAACCGCATCCGCCACGACACGGATGAAACCAACGACGAGGGCAGAAGGCGCAGCGTCAAAATTAACTACATTCGCGCTGCCTACATAAAGGCGCATCTCATACGTAAGTTTCGCCGACAAGGCGATAACAATAATTATAAGGAGGCTCTACAGATGTCACTAAATGAAAGTTATGATCATCCCGCATATGTGTTGGGGCGATTATTCGCATGGCTAGAAAAAGCGCAGGCTGAAGCTATTGGACAAAACATAAATGCCACAATAAAGGATCGCTACTTTACCTCTGCTTGTGCAACCCCAGCAAGTGTTTTCCCAACATTGTTACGGCTTTCCAATCACTGGACAGGAAAAGCTGAGTATGGTGGAACGCTTGATAAAAATATCCAGGCTCTATTGGGAAAATTAGAAGCACAACCATTTCCACAACGGTTTACACTCGAAGAACAGGGGGTATTTATCCTGGGATACTACCATCAACGCTCAGCGTTTTACCCAAAAAAGGATAGTAATGGAGGTGAATAA
- the cas5c gene encoding type I-C CRISPR-associated protein Cas5c, with protein MGYGITIRVQGPYALFTRPEMKVERVSYDVITPSAARGILEAVYWKPAIRWVIDTIHVLRDIEFTNIRRNEVSDKASVDNVLQVMNGTNKPLYIATTETRQQRAAMVLKNVDYVIEAHFELTEKIGSGETEEKHYNIILRRLRQGQHFHAPCLGTREFPATVTTIEDRNNIPKSPMKGKRDFGWMLYDLDFSNPRDIKPMFYHAIMQDGIIDVRELAKEVRR; from the coding sequence ATGGGATATGGCATAACCATCCGTGTACAGGGCCCATATGCCCTGTTTACCCGTCCTGAAATGAAAGTGGAGCGTGTCAGTTACGACGTCATCACTCCGTCGGCGGCGCGTGGTATTCTCGAGGCAGTCTATTGGAAACCTGCTATCCGCTGGGTGATAGATACAATCCACGTCCTGCGCGACATCGAGTTTACCAATATTCGCCGTAACGAGGTGAGCGATAAGGCTTCGGTGGATAATGTTTTACAGGTGATGAATGGCACAAACAAACCGCTCTACATCGCCACCACTGAAACCCGCCAACAGCGCGCCGCAATGGTCTTGAAGAATGTGGATTATGTCATCGAAGCCCACTTCGAGTTAACCGAAAAGATCGGTTCTGGTGAAACAGAGGAAAAGCATTACAATATTATTTTACGTCGTCTTCGGCAGGGACAGCACTTTCACGCCCCCTGCCTGGGGACCCGCGAGTTCCCCGCCACAGTGACCACCATCGAGGACAGGAACAACATCCCCAAAAGCCCGATGAAGGGCAAGCGCGATTTCGGCTGGATGCTCTATGATCTGGATTTTTCCAATCCGCGCGACATCAAGCCGATGTTTTATCACGCCATCATGCAAGACGGGATTATAGACGTACGTGAACTAGCCAAGGAGGTGCGGCGATGA